CGCACCGCGCTCGGTCCCGACGGGCAGGCGCGCGGCACCGGCGAGACCTATGCCATTCCCGCATCCCTCGTGGTCAGCTGCATTGGCTATGCCTCGCCGCCGATCCCCGGCGTCCCCTATGACGAGGGGCTCGGGCGCTATCCCAACGCCTCGGGCAAGATTGCCGAGCGGCTCTACGCCGTCGGCTGGGCACGGCGCGGGCCGACCGGGACGATCGGCACCAATCGGCCCGACGGCTTCGAAGTCGCCGACATCATCGCCGCCGACATCCCGCCAGGCTCGACCCGCGCCGGCGCCGCCGGGCTCGACCGGCTGCTCGCTTCACGCGGGTGCGAGCCGATCCTGTTCGCCGACTGGCAGAAGATCGAGGCGGCCGAGGTCGCGGCCGCGCGCCTCGGCTTTGCCCGCGAAAAGCTCGTCCGGGTCCCCGATCTCCTGAAAGCCGGTCGCCCTTAGGCCGCGGGCGCGGGCTCCTTCGCCTTGCTCAGCACCTCGAGGAGCGCTTCGGCGGCCGGCTCGCTCGACGGCGGGTTTTGGCCGGTGATGAGCAGTCCGTCGGTGACGACATAGGGCTTGAAGGTCTCACCCTTCGAATAATTGCCGCCGAGGCGCTTCAGTTCGTCCTCGAGAAGGAAGGGGACGACGTCGGTGAGCTTGACCGACTCCTCTTCCTCGTTGGTGAAGCCGGTGACCTTGCGGCCCTTGACCAGCGGGCTGCCGTCGGGGGCGGTGACGTTCTTCAGGGCGGCGGGGGCGTGGCAGACCAGCGCGACGGGCTTGCCGTCGGCCAGCGTGGTCTCGATCACGCGCTTGGAGTCGGTGTCGTTGGCGAGATCCCACATCGGGCCGTGGCCGCCCGGATAGAAGACCGCGTCGAAGCGCGAAGGGTCGATCGTGGAAAGGACCTCGGTCGCGGCGAGCTGGGCCTTGGCCGCCTCGTCCTTCTTGAACCGCTCGGTCGCCTCGGTCTGCGCGTCGGGCTCGTCGCTCTTGGGATCGAGCGGCGGCTGGCCGCCCTTGGGGCTGGCGAGCGTGATGGTGTGGCCCGCGTCCTTGAGGACATAATAAGGGGCGGCGAATTCCTCGAGCCAGAAGCCGGTCTTCTTGCCGGTGTCGCCAAGCTGGTCGTGGCTGGTGAGGATCATCAGGATGTTCATCGAAATCGTGCCTTCTGGGATGGGGATGGGACGGCCGGATCAGCAACGCGCCGCAATCCTTTCAAAGCCGCAGCGCACAAGAGGTTGCATCGCGCCGAACCGCCGCCTAAAGACCGCCCCGCCTTGGTTCCCGCGTGAGCGGGTTCCGGTCGGGGAGTAGCTCAGCCTGGTAGAGCACTGTCTTCGGGAGGCAGGGGCCGGAGGTTCGAATCCTCTCTCCCCGACCACTTTTCTTCGCATGCTGACATGGCGCGACCTGCATCGCGCGGGGCGCGCCGGTCAGCGGCGGCGGTCGAGCGCGATTCCCGCGAGATTCTGGTGGCGACCGATCCAGCGCAGGCGCCGCGGTGGCGCCGCTTTCGCCAACGCGCAAAACCGGTCGCGATAGCGGCGATCCAGCGCGCTTCGGCAGGGCCACACCCCGCTTGCCTGCGCGATCACGCCGCGATTGTCGCCCAGCAGATCGAACAGCGGCACCGCCAGCGATTGCGCGACCTCGAGCCCGAGGCACAGCGCCAGCCACTCGGCCTCACCGTTTCCGCCTTCGCCGAGATCGTCGAAGAAGCGGATCTCGCCCCGCGCGACGACCGCGACTTCGATCCTGCCGGGGTTGGGCCGGCAACCGCCGTCGACATAGACCTTGAGCGGCCGGTCGAGGCCCACTTCAGCGCGCGCGGATGAAGGCGCGGATGTCGCGGGAAAGCTTCGCGCGGTCCTCGTCGCGGACGTACATCATGTGGCCCGCATCATAATAATGCCAGCTGATGCGGTCCTGGGGGATGCCGGTGCGCTGGAGGCTGTACTCGGCGCCGAAGAAGGGCGTCGCGAAATCGTACCAGCCCTGGCCCACGAACACGCGCAGCCCGCTGTTCTCCCTGAGCGCGGTGCCGATGTAGGGCGCGACGTTGAGATAGGTCTGGCGCCCGCCGCCACCGCCGCCCAGTGACCAGTCCCACGGGCCGACGCTCCCGATCGACTGATATTCGCGGTCAGTCCTGAACCCGAGCGGCCCGCGCATCCAGCTGTTCACCGCCGCGGTATAGCCCGCGTCGATCCCGTAGAAGCTGGGATCATTGTCGGGGCTTTCACCCGCCGCATCATAATCCTTGCCGGTGTAGCGCGTGTCGAGCCGGCCGATCGTCACGCCGCGATCGCGCAGCAGTTCCTTGTAGAAGCGGTCGGGGGTCACCCGAAGGTCGGCCTGGTCGAGATAGGTCTGGCTGAGCCCGGTCAGCTGGGCGAGCCTGGCGCGCACGCTCGCCCGCTCCTCGGCGCTCGCCCGCGCACCCTTGAGCAGGAAGGCGGCATAAGGCCCGATGGCGAACTGCCGCGCCTGCTCGGCGACCTCGGCCGCGGCCGTGCCCGCCAGACCCTTGCCATGATAGGCGGCGGTGGTCGCCATCGAGGGCAGGTTGGTGATGTAGCCGAGCTCGTTCCCCGGGGTCGGCGAGCCGGCCGCGAAGTCGAGGATGCTCGAGATGAGCAGGATGCCGTTCAGCCCGACGTCGTTGTAGGTCTGGCCTTCGAGCTGGTTCACCACCGCCGCCGAGCGGGTCGTGCCATAGCTCTCGCCCCCGAGGAACTTGGGGCTGTTCCACCGGCCATTGTCGTTGAGCCAGCGGCGGATGACCTGCGCGACCGCCTTCGCGTCCTGCGTCACGCCATAATAATTCTTGGGATCGCCGCCCGGCAGGATCACCGAAAAGCCCGTGCCCGGCGGATCGATGAAGACGAGGTCGGTGACGTCGAGCAGGCTGTCGGGGTTGTCGAGCAGGGGATAAGGCGGAGCGCCGTCGTCGCGCGCGTCGCTCGGGATGGCCACGCGCTTGGGCCCAAAGGCGCCCATCTGCAGCCACACCGAGCCCGACCCCGGCCCGCCGTTGAACAGGAAGGTCACCGGCCGCGCGGGATCGCGCGGTTCCTTCACATAGGCCGTGGTGACGATCGCCGCCTCGGGCACGCCGTCCTTCGTCTTGAGGATCGTCTCGCCGACCGTCGCCGAATAGCCGAGCCGCTGCCCGCCGAAGACGCCCTGGTGCCGGGTCGTGACGACCTGCGGCACGTAAGCGCGGGCTTCGGCCTCCGCTCTGTCCTTGTCCTGCGCGGCGGCGCCGGCGGAGACGGTGGCGAGGAGGGCGGCGGCGAGGAAGGCGAAGCGCATGGCCAAAGCTAAGCGCCCCGCCTTCCGCGCGTCAAACAGTGCTTCTCAGCGCGGCTTGCGGAAGCGGAAGAAGAAGCGGTCGGTCTTTCCCCGGATCGCGGGGTCGAACACGTTCTTGCTGTGGTCGTCTGCAGGGTTGGCGAGGATCTTGCTCTCGCCATCGAGTTTGAAGCCGGCCTTGAGGAAGTCCGCCTTCACCACCGCCGGATCGATGCGGTGAAGCTTGTCGACGATCGCGCGCGTGTCGCCGGCGGGCCCGACATGGTCGATGATCCCGACCACGCCGCCGGGCTTGAGCGACGCATACATCGCACGGGCGAAGGCACCCGGCTCGGCACGGCCGATCCCGTATTTGGCCGATTCCCAGTACATGTCGTGATAGTCGAGATTGACCAGCGCGACGTCATAGGCGCGCGCCGGACCCTGCCACGCCTCGAACGGGAAGGTCCGCAAGGTCGCGCCCGGCGTCCTGGCCACCAGCGCGTCGATCTCGGCCTTGCCCTTGTCCTTGTACATCTGGAGCGGCTGCCAGGCGGTGACGCTCCCCCTGGGGCCGACCGCCCTGGCGAAGAGCGGGGTCCAGTAGCCCGAGCCCGCGAACATGTCGGCGACCGCCATGCCGGGCCGGACCCCGAGGAAGGCCAGCACCTCGGCGGGCTTGCGGCTCGCGTCCATCTCCCTGAGCTTCGCCTCGCGCGCCGGATCGGCGAGGGCCGCCCGGACCCCGGCCATGCCCATGGGCGCGGCGGAAGGCGCGGCGGCGACAAGCGCGAGACTCGAGAAAGCGACAAGCATCACGGGCTTCATGGCAGGCTCCCCTTGGTGGTCGGGACCGAGGCTATGCCCGCGCCGCGGCCGACGCCAGCGCCATTCGATCAGCGGCGGGCGCGCTTGTTCATCCGCATCTGCTGCTGCTTGCCGTAGCGCGTCTTGCGCGTGCCGGGTTTGCCCTCGGTCGAATGACCGACCCGCGGAGCCGCCCGCTCGTGGTCCGGAATCCCCAGCTCGTCTTCCTCGAGCTTGCGGATCTCGTCGCGAAGCCGGCCGGCTTCCTCGAACTCGAGATCGGCCGCGGCCTTGCGCATCCGCTCTTCGAGATCCTTGATGTAGGCGCGCAGGTTGTGCCCGACCAAGTGCGGCGTCTCTGGATCGCCGGTATCGACGACGACGCCATCGCGGGTCGAGACGTGGGCAATGATGTCGCTGATGTCGCGCTTGATCGTCGCCGGGGTGATGCCGTGGATCCGGTTATATTCCTCCTGCTTCTCGCGGCGCCGGTTGGTCTCGTTGAGCGCGCGCTCCATCGAGCCGGTGACCCGGTCGGCATAGAGGATGACCTTGCCATCGACGTTGCGCGCCGCGCGGCCGATGGTCTGGATGAGGCTCGTCTCCGAGCGCAGGAAGCCTTCCTTGTCGGCGTCGAGGATCGCGACCAGCCCGCACTCGGGAATGTCGAGGCCTTCGCGCAGGAGGTTGATGCCGACCAGCACGTCATAGACCCCGAGCCTGAGGTCGCGGATCAGCTCGATGCGCTCGAGCGTCTCGACGTCCGAGTGCATGTAGCGGACCCGCAGGCCCGCCTCGTGGAGATATTCGGTCAGGTCCTCGGCCATCCGCTTGGTGAGCGTGGTGACGAGCGTCCGATAGCCCTTCTTCGCGGTCGCCTTGGCCTCGGCGACGAGATCGTCGACCTGGTCCTCGACCGGCTTGATCTCGACCGGCGGGTCGATGAGCCCCGTCGGCCGGATGACCTGCTCGGAAAAGACGCCGCCGGTCTCGTTGATCTCCCACGGTCCCGGGGTCGCCGAGACGAACACCGACTGCGGGCGCATCGCGTCCCACTCGTTGAAGCGCAGCGGGCGATTGTCGATGCAGCTCGGCAGGCGGAAGCCATATTCAGCGAGCGTGATCTTCCGCCGATGGTCGCCACGCGCCATCGCGCCGATCTGCGGCACCGTCTGGTGGCTCTCGTCGATGAACAGCAGCGCGTTGTCGGGCAGATATTCGAACAGGGTGGGCGGCGGCTCACCCGGCAGGCGGCCGGTCAGGAAGCGGGAATAATTCTCGATCCCCGCGCAAGAGCCCGTCGCGGCGATCATCTCGAGGTCGAAATTGGTCCGCTGCTCGAGCCGTTGATGCTCGATCAGCTTGCCTTCCGCCTCCAGTTCCTTGAGCCGCTCCTCGAGCTCGTGCCGGATCGCATGACTTGCCTGCTTGAGCGTCGGTCCCGGCGTCACATAGTGCGAATTGGCGTAGAGCTTGATGCTCGGCAGGCTCGCGACCTTCTTGCCCGTCAGCGGATCGAATTCGACAATGTCCTCGATCTCGTCGCCGAAGAAGGAGATGCGCCAGGCGCTGTCCTCATAGTGCGACGGGAACACCTCGAGACTGTCGCCGCGGACCCGGAAGTTGCCCCGCGCAAACGCCTGGTCGTTGCGCTTGTACTGGAGTGCGACGAGCTTGCGCACGATCTCGCGCTGGTCGGCGGTCTCGCCCTTCTTGAGGCTGAAGGTCATCGCCGAATAGGTCTCGACCGAGCCGATGCCGTAGAGGCAGCTGACCGACGCCACGATGATCACGTCGTCGCGCTCGAGCAGCGAGCGGGTGGCCGAGTGGCGCATCCGGTCAATCGCCTCGTTCACCGAGCTTTCCTTCTCGATGTAGGTGTCCGACCGCGGCACGTAGGCCTCGGGCTGATAGTAATCGTAATAGCTGACGAAATATTCGACCGCATTGTCGGGGAAGAAGCTGCGGAACTCGCCGTAGAGCTGGGCCGCGAGGATTTTGTTGGGCGCGAGGATCAGCGCCGGGCGCTGCGTCTCCTGGATGATCTGCGCCATGGTGAAGGTCTTGCCCGAACCGGTGACGCCGAGGAGCACCTGGCTCCTCTCGTTCTGGTCACGGATCCCGTCGACCAGCTCGCGGATGGCGGTCGGCTGGTCGCCCGCGGGCGCGTAATCGCTCTTGAGGACGAAGGGGCGTCCACCTTCCGCCTTGGCGGGCCGCGCAGGCCGGTGCGGGACGAACTCCTCGCTCGTATCCGGTTCGGCGAGGCTGGTGCGGATCTGGATTTCCATCCCGCGAATATGGGGATGGAGGCCCCGGGCGGCAATCGCCCGAGGCCTCTCGCCTGACTAGAAGTGGATCGCGCCGCCGAACGACAGCACGACCGCGCGGGCCTGCTCGAGCTGGCCCGAGGTCAGCACCACGGTCTGCGCCGGCGTGCCGACATAGGCCGCGGTCGGGCGGTCGATCCGCGCCTTGGCGAAGTCGACGTAATTGGCCGCAGCGTCGAGCGTGATCGCCTTGGTCAGCGCATAGCTTCCGCCGACGCCGAGGTTCCAGCGGTTGCTGTCGGGCACCCGGGCGTCGCGTTGGCCGTCGCGGGTCGGGGTGAGCGCGCGCTGCACGCCGGCGCGCAGCGTCAACTCGGGCGAGACGGCATAGTCGACGCCGCCGGCCAGGCTCCAGCTGTTGCGATAGTTCTGCGGCAGCGCCTGATTGACCGGCGCACCGAGCGTGATGTCGTCGAACTTCTTCCAGCCGAAGCGGACGAACTGCGCGTTCACCGTCAGCTGCTCGGTCGCCTTGAGGCGGCCCGCGACGATGATCTGGTCCGGCGTGCGGAAGGTCGCGGTCACGTCGCTCAGCGTGAGGTTGTTGGCGGCCAGCGGATCCACGAGCCCGCTCACGCGCAGGTCACCGGTCAGCTTGTGACGGACCGAGGACTTGTAGGAAAGCCCGAGCGTCGCGCGCTCGTTGTGGAGCTGGACGCCCGCGGTCCAGCCGAAGTCCCAGCCGTCGCCCTTCAGCTGCTGGCTGCCGTCGGCCAGCAGCGGCGACAGGTTGGGAAGCGCGTTGCTGAGCGTCGCCTTGGCATATTCGATGTTGAGCGCGCCGCCGACGCGGAAGTTGTCGGTTACCGCGACGCCGATCGAGGGCTGGACGTCGATCGTCCGCAGGCTGGTGCGATCGGCGCTGTAGCGGGTCCAGCTGTCGGCGTCGTAGTCGGTGGTGAAGCTGAAGGGCGAACTGATCGCGAGGCCGACCGCCACCCGGTCGTTGAGCGGGACCGCGATCGAACCCGAGGGGAGCGCGCCATTGTTGATCGGGTTGCGCGCGACCGCATTGCCGCCCACCGGCGCGGGGAGCTGGCCCGGGCGCACGATCCGCGTGCCGGTGTCGACCACTTTGCCGTGCGGCAGGATCACCGCGACGCCCAGCGCGCCGCTCGCCTGGGTCTGGCCACCGATGGCGGCGGGGTTCCACCACAGGCTCTGCGAACCGGTGTCGGCCGCCTCGCCCGAAAAGGCCCGGCCGGCGCCGCGCACCGACTGCTCCTGGAGATAAAAGGCCTGGGCGAAGGCCGGGGTCGCGCCGAACGCGAGGGCGAGGGTCGTCGTGGCGGCAAAAGCCGCGAAATTACGCGAAATCATGGAGTGTCAGACTTTCGTTGGGATTAGCGAATTCGGGTCCAGGTCTGCGTCTTGCAGAGCGGGACGAAGATGCAGCCGCGAACCTGCAGCTGGTTGCCCGACGGGGTCAGCCGCGCGCTGTAGGTCTTGCCGTCCTCGGCATTGTAGATCTTGCCGCCGTTCCACACCGCGCCATCGGCCTTGAAGCCGCTGAGGATCGGGAGCCCCTTCAGGGGCCGACCGCGCAGCCCCGGATTGGCGTTGTTGACGTCCTTGAGATTAGGATCGGCCTTGAGGCCATCCGACGTCACCAGCCGGCCGCAGACCGAGGCACCGCAGCGGCTGATCTCGACGATCCCGTTGCGGGTCTGGGTCTTCCAGAGGCCAAGGACGCCATCGGATCCGGCGGGCGCGGCCGCAAGCGCGGCGGCGAACAGGAGAAGCGACATTTTTACAGGTCTTTCGAACAAGTTGCGAAGGAGAGGGGGCGTTCCCCAGTGCTTCTCCGCGCCTGAAAGTCCGCAAGGCGACGGTCAAGCGCCGAAGCGACCAACCGGCGATGAAAGCGACGAATGGCGGGTTGAGGCGCCGCCATCCGGCATGTGAGCGCTCACATGCCGGGCGCGCACCGGACGGTGAAGCCAAATTCGGGCGCCGGCGCTTCCTTGGCCGGCAACAGATATTGCAACGCCTCGGGCGATGACTGCTGGTAGATGGTGGCGTGGGCCAGTTGCGGCCGGGCAGCGAGGCAGAAGGGGAGGCCGCGCGCCTTCAGCCCCTCCACCAGTCGTCGCATCGCCGCCGGCTCTTCCGATTGCTCCCTGGCGAAGGCGAGGAACAGCCTGCGGCCGCGCTGGGCGTCGCCGAGCCGCGCCTTCGCGGTCAGCGACAGCGCTTCCTTGTCCCACCACAGGCTGGGATCGATGGCGCCGTAACCGGTGAACAGCGCCGGCTCGGCAAGATAGGTCTCGACCGCGAACAGCCCGGCGAGCGACTCCCCGAGCAAGACCGACTGCCCGTTGGTTCGATAATGCCGCTCGACCAGCGGCTTCACCCGTTCGCGCAGGAAGGCGCGGAAGCGCGCGCTGTCGCCGGCGGTCGGATATTTCTTGATGAGCGCGGCGTCTGCCGTCGCGCCGACCAGTTCGCGCCGCCGGTCGCGGGTCTCGATCCCGACCACGATAGCCTCGTCCGAGCGGCCCCAGATCCCGCCGAGCTGCACCACGCCGGCGATATGCAGCAGGTCCTGCTCGACCCCGCCGTCGATGAGATAGAGCACCGGGTACCGTCGTGTGCGCTCCTTCGCATAGCTCGCCGGAAGCACGACATTGACCGCGCGCACGTCCCCCAGTTCGGGCGAGCGCACGGCGAAGCTCGTCCCCAGGCGGATCGGCGTCGCGATCGGCGCGGGCGCAGTCCTGGCGGCGACGAGGGCGAAAGCGCACAAAGGCAGCAGGAACAGGCGGAGCATCGGCCCTTCTCCCAATCCCGGCCCCCGGCGACAAGCCTCGGGGCACCGGCACGGCGATCGGGCGTTCGCTTGGGAATGGACGCTTGCTGGCTCTGCGCCCGGCCGCTCGGCCGGCGCGTCGAATATCATCATCCGGTGCCCAAGAGCCGCGGCGGGCGCGAGACCCGGCCGGTGCACCCGATCTGCCACCGCGCGCTCCACGCGACCTTCAGCAACAAGGAACTGGCCCGGATCGGCGACGATCCTGCGGCACTCGGCCGCAATCCCGAGCTTGCGCGCTTCCTCGCCTGGGTCATGAACAAGCCCGCCGACTTCCACGCGCCGACCCGGCGCCGGAAAGCCTAGGCTTCGACCGCTCCGAAGTCCGACGGCTTGCGCCGCGCGTCATGCTGGTCTTCGCGATTGTTGAGCGCCTGCCGCACGCGGTCCAGCAGCTCGGCGCGGCGATACGGCTTGCCCAGCACATCCTTGTGGTGCCGGTCGGGGCCCGCGATCACCAGCTCCTCATTGTAGCCGGTGGTGAGCAGGATTCCGATGTCGGGATCGCGCGCACGGACCTCGTCGGCCAGCATCAGGCCATTGATCCCGCCCGGCATGACGAGATCGGTGAAGAGAAGGTCGAACGTGCCGGGCTCGGCTTTCTCGAACAATCGCAGCGCCGCTTCGCCGCTGTCGGCGGTGGTGACGCGATAGCCGGCCGCCTCGAGGATCTCGATCGCCAGTTCGAGCACTTCGGCGCTGTCCTCGACGACCAGCAGATGCTCGACCGGCTTGCCGCGATTCTCGATGATCGGAACCTGGCGGTCGGGCTTGCGCTCGGTGACATCGTCGTCCTGGTCGAGCGAGACCGGGAACATCATCCGCAACAGCGCGCCCTTGCCAAGCTCGCTCTCGATTTCGAGCCGGCCACGCGACTGCTGGACGAAGCCCGAGGCCATGGCGAGGCCGAGGCCGGTGCCCTTGCCCTGGCTCTTGGTCGTGAAGAAGGGTTCGGTCGCACGTTCGATCACATCGTCGCTCATGCCCGAGCCTTCGTCCGACACCTCGAGCGCGACATATTCGCCCTCGGGGAGCTGGCGCGCGAAGGCGTCACCGTTGAGGTGGATCGCCTTGGTCGTGATCGTCACCACGCCGCCGCCGGGCATGGCATCGCGCGCGTTCATGAGGATGTTGAGCAACGCCATTTCGAGCTGCTCGGGATCGATCATCACCCGCGGCAGGCGTCGGCGAAGATTGAGCTGGAGCTGCACCTGGCTCCCGAGCGAGCTCTCGATCACGTCGATGAAGTCGGTGACGAGATGGCTGAGGTCGGTCGGCTTGGGCGTCAGCCGGGTCTTGCGGGCGAAGGCCAGCAGCTGGCGGGTGAGCTTGGCCCCGCGGTCGGCGGCGCTGCGGGCGTTGGTGATGTAGCGCTTCGCGCGGTCGCCATCGATGCAGGACGCCAGGAGTTCGAGATTGCCGTTCACCACCTGCAGCAGGTTGTTGAAATCGTGCGCGAGCCCGGCGGTGAGCTGGCCGATCGACTCCATCTTCTGCGCCTGGCGGAAGCTCTGCTCGCTGTTCCGGCGGCGCGTGACGTCGAGCTGGCTGGCGAACTGATAGGCGAGCTTGCCGCTTTCGTCGAACACCGGCCCGATGAAGACCGCGTTCCAGAATGGCGTGCCGTCGCGCTTGTAGTTGAGGATCTCGCAGGCGATCGAGCCGCCGCTGTTGACCGCATCGCGCAGCGCGGCGACCGTCTCGCGGTCGGTGTTGGCGCCCTGCAGGAAGCGGCAGTTTCGCCCCAGGATTTCGCTTTCCTCATAACCGGTGAGGTCGAGAAAGGCCTTGTTGGCGAACGCGATCGGATTGTCGGGCTGGTTGGGATCGGTGAGGATCATCGGCATTCGAGTCATCTCGATCGCCGCGAAGAAGACATTGCCGCGCTCGTCGAGGCCGGGGCGCGAGATGACGCTTTCGCGCCAGTGGTTCATGCCCGGGCTCGAACCGAAGGTGCTGGTGCTGGAGCCGGTGTCGAGTTCTCCCTTGGCCGGGCGTCCGCGCGACTGGCCGTCACCCTCGATGTCGGTGGCCTTGCTTGGGTCGGACTTCGTGATGCGCACTTCGTCGTCCACGTTATTCTACTACTCCGGCTCGTTTGGGGCGCGCGTACACGGTTCCCCCTAACGTGAGCGACATTACAGAATCCCTTGGCGAACAAATGGTTCCGATTCCGAACGCATTGCGTCACGCGACGCAGGGGCTAAGCTTCCCGCCGTCCGCGTCAAGCAGGGGGAAGTAATGCAGGTTAAATTTTTGTGCCTCGTCGGGGCACTCGCGCTGGCGTCGTGCGGCAGCGAGACAGCCAAGCCCAAGGCGGCCGCCGCACCGGCCAAGATCCCGGCCGGCACCTATGAGGTGACCGCCACGGTCAAGAGCCTCGTCTCGGCCGACAAGACACCGGTCCCGACCTTCGCCAAGGCTGGCGACGTCATCAAGACCACCGGCTGCGTCGGCGACGACGGGCTCCCGGCGCCCGAGCTCTTTGCCACCAAGGGCGACACCTGCCGGCTGGAGAACCCCTATGCGCGGTCGGGCCGGATGAACCTCACCTAC
This genomic window from Sphingomonas rosea contains:
- a CDS encoding HNH endonuclease — translated: MDACWLCARPLGRRVEYHHPVPKSRGGRETRPVHPICHRALHATFSNKELARIGDDPAALGRNPELARFLAWVMNKPADFHAPTRRRKA
- a CDS encoding DUF2147 domain-containing protein — translated: MSLLLFAAALAAAPAGSDGVLGLWKTQTRNGIVEISRCGASVCGRLVTSDGLKADPNLKDVNNANPGLRGRPLKGLPILSGFKADGAVWNGGKIYNAEDGKTYSARLTPSGNQLQVRGCIFVPLCKTQTWTRIR
- a CDS encoding DUF3617 domain-containing protein — protein: MQVKFLCLVGALALASCGSETAKPKAAAAPAKIPAGTYEVTATVKSLVSADKTPVPTFAKAGDVIKTTGCVGDDGLPAPELFATKGDTCRLENPYARSGRMNLTYNCNRPGKGSVMTMVDGSYTADGFTGTLEGTSSFPGDGDFKLVEEIVAKKTSDQCTAPAAKKA
- a CDS encoding OmpP1/FadL family transporter, which produces MISRNFAAFAATTTLALAFGATPAFAQAFYLQEQSVRGAGRAFSGEAADTGSQSLWWNPAAIGGQTQASGALGVAVILPHGKVVDTGTRIVRPGQLPAPVGGNAVARNPINNGALPSGSIAVPLNDRVAVGLAISSPFSFTTDYDADSWTRYSADRTSLRTIDVQPSIGVAVTDNFRVGGALNIEYAKATLSNALPNLSPLLADGSQQLKGDGWDFGWTAGVQLHNERATLGLSYKSSVRHKLTGDLRVSGLVDPLAANNLTLSDVTATFRTPDQIIVAGRLKATEQLTVNAQFVRFGWKKFDDITLGAPVNQALPQNYRNSWSLAGGVDYAVSPELTLRAGVQRALTPTRDGQRDARVPDSNRWNLGVGGSYALTKAITLDAAANYVDFAKARIDRPTAAYVGTPAQTVVLTSGQLEQARAVVLSFGGAIHF
- a CDS encoding alpha/beta hydrolase — protein: MLRLFLLPLCAFALVAARTAPAPIATPIRLGTSFAVRSPELGDVRAVNVVLPASYAKERTRRYPVLYLIDGGVEQDLLHIAGVVQLGGIWGRSDEAIVVGIETRDRRRELVGATADAALIKKYPTAGDSARFRAFLRERVKPLVERHYRTNGQSVLLGESLAGLFAVETYLAEPALFTGYGAIDPSLWWDKEALSLTAKARLGDAQRGRRLFLAFAREQSEEPAAMRRLVEGLKARGLPFCLAARPQLAHATIYQQSSPEALQYLLPAKEAPAPEFGFTVRCAPGM
- a CDS encoding type 1 glutamine amidotransferase domain-containing protein, which gives rise to MNILMILTSHDQLGDTGKKTGFWLEEFAAPYYVLKDAGHTITLASPKGGQPPLDPKSDEPDAQTEATERFKKDEAAKAQLAATEVLSTIDPSRFDAVFYPGGHGPMWDLANDTDSKRVIETTLADGKPVALVCHAPAALKNVTAPDGSPLVKGRKVTGFTNEEEESVKLTDVVPFLLEDELKRLGGNYSKGETFKPYVVTDGLLITGQNPPSSEPAAEALLEVLSKAKEPAPAA
- a CDS encoding reverse transcriptase-like protein: MGLDRPLKVYVDGGCRPNPGRIEVAVVARGEIRFFDDLGEGGNGEAEWLALCLGLEVAQSLAVPLFDLLGDNRGVIAQASGVWPCRSALDRRYRDRFCALAKAAPPRRLRWIGRHQNLAGIALDRRR
- a CDS encoding S10 family peptidase; the protein is MRFAFLAAALLATVSAGAAAQDKDRAEAEARAYVPQVVTTRHQGVFGGQRLGYSATVGETILKTKDGVPEAAIVTTAYVKEPRDPARPVTFLFNGGPGSGSVWLQMGAFGPKRVAIPSDARDDGAPPYPLLDNPDSLLDVTDLVFIDPPGTGFSVILPGGDPKNYYGVTQDAKAVAQVIRRWLNDNGRWNSPKFLGGESYGTTRSAAVVNQLEGQTYNDVGLNGILLISSILDFAAGSPTPGNELGYITNLPSMATTAAYHGKGLAGTAAAEVAEQARQFAIGPYAAFLLKGARASAEERASVRARLAQLTGLSQTYLDQADLRVTPDRFYKELLRDRGVTIGRLDTRYTGKDYDAAGESPDNDPSFYGIDAGYTAAVNSWMRGPLGFRTDREYQSIGSVGPWDWSLGGGGGGRQTYLNVAPYIGTALRENSGLRVFVGQGWYDFATPFFGAEYSLQRTGIPQDRISWHYYDAGHMMYVRDEDRAKLSRDIRAFIRAR
- a CDS encoding histidine kinase famiy protein; the protein is MDDEVRITKSDPSKATDIEGDGQSRGRPAKGELDTGSSTSTFGSSPGMNHWRESVISRPGLDERGNVFFAAIEMTRMPMILTDPNQPDNPIAFANKAFLDLTGYEESEILGRNCRFLQGANTDRETVAALRDAVNSGGSIACEILNYKRDGTPFWNAVFIGPVFDESGKLAYQFASQLDVTRRRNSEQSFRQAQKMESIGQLTAGLAHDFNNLLQVVNGNLELLASCIDGDRAKRYITNARSAADRGAKLTRQLLAFARKTRLTPKPTDLSHLVTDFIDVIESSLGSQVQLQLNLRRRLPRVMIDPEQLEMALLNILMNARDAMPGGGVVTITTKAIHLNGDAFARQLPEGEYVALEVSDEGSGMSDDVIERATEPFFTTKSQGKGTGLGLAMASGFVQQSRGRLEIESELGKGALLRMMFPVSLDQDDDVTERKPDRQVPIIENRGKPVEHLLVVEDSAEVLELAIEILEAAGYRVTTADSGEAALRLFEKAEPGTFDLLFTDLVMPGGINGLMLADEVRARDPDIGILLTTGYNEELVIAGPDRHHKDVLGKPYRRAELLDRVRQALNNREDQHDARRKPSDFGAVEA
- the uvrB gene encoding excinuclease ABC subunit UvrB produces the protein MEIQIRTSLAEPDTSEEFVPHRPARPAKAEGGRPFVLKSDYAPAGDQPTAIRELVDGIRDQNERSQVLLGVTGSGKTFTMAQIIQETQRPALILAPNKILAAQLYGEFRSFFPDNAVEYFVSYYDYYQPEAYVPRSDTYIEKESSVNEAIDRMRHSATRSLLERDDVIIVASVSCLYGIGSVETYSAMTFSLKKGETADQREIVRKLVALQYKRNDQAFARGNFRVRGDSLEVFPSHYEDSAWRISFFGDEIEDIVEFDPLTGKKVASLPSIKLYANSHYVTPGPTLKQASHAIRHELEERLKELEAEGKLIEHQRLEQRTNFDLEMIAATGSCAGIENYSRFLTGRLPGEPPPTLFEYLPDNALLFIDESHQTVPQIGAMARGDHRRKITLAEYGFRLPSCIDNRPLRFNEWDAMRPQSVFVSATPGPWEINETGGVFSEQVIRPTGLIDPPVEIKPVEDQVDDLVAEAKATAKKGYRTLVTTLTKRMAEDLTEYLHEAGLRVRYMHSDVETLERIELIRDLRLGVYDVLVGINLLREGLDIPECGLVAILDADKEGFLRSETSLIQTIGRAARNVDGKVILYADRVTGSMERALNETNRRREKQEEYNRIHGITPATIKRDISDIIAHVSTRDGVVVDTGDPETPHLVGHNLRAYIKDLEERMRKAAADLEFEEAGRLRDEIRKLEEDELGIPDHERAAPRVGHSTEGKPGTRKTRYGKQQQMRMNKRARR
- a CDS encoding methyltransferase; translated protein: MKPVMLVAFSSLALVAAAPSAAPMGMAGVRAALADPAREAKLREMDASRKPAEVLAFLGVRPGMAVADMFAGSGYWTPLFARAVGPRGSVTAWQPLQMYKDKGKAEIDALVARTPGATLRTFPFEAWQGPARAYDVALVNLDYHDMYWESAKYGIGRAEPGAFARAMYASLKPGGVVGIIDHVGPAGDTRAIVDKLHRIDPAVVKADFLKAGFKLDGESKILANPADDHSKNVFDPAIRGKTDRFFFRFRKPR